Proteins encoded within one genomic window of Hermetia illucens chromosome 2, iHerIll2.2.curated.20191125, whole genome shotgun sequence:
- the LOC119649716 gene encoding protein argonaute-2-like, giving the protein MGKGKNKGKGKKQEDQGAGAGGGGGRPPTQPEQKQDEKPPKKHDATRPVPGPSGDPGAVVKREIKSEQGPASVTTGQQQGEVGQQPRGGGQQQAGWGGQQPRGGDQRPRGEGQQQVGWGGQQPRGGDQRPPAESQQQAGWGGQQQAGWGGRQQAGCEGQLPRGGGQQPRGGGRQPQQSGTGQQSSWQGQQSEWRGQQPRQEGYQQQRESEQARRQQEDRPPPGKAVESKFETLSVSSTSSEKSKTSSKTQTPIKGVLADFNLRTTPPDPKNFKWCGKNGKQHQIEANYVKIIMDKMPKVAYQYDVQFNLERPTRFRPVAFEQLRTQVLSANAGQRGSFPIAFDGKNIAYSAVKVPPNFLGVEHVVQFIDGETNANKEIKITMKEARDLEIDLMALKNYHDTGIGEKPLRALQCIDVVLRTPPSRMSKQAGRAFYTKPTNPEDLGDQFDLWLGLYQSATLGDFPMLNIDVTHKGFPRDSTLQDVYLNLNRNFDQADSYIRNLNIIYTPPACMNGACKLYKANGLAEPANRKTFINDETQTSMTIEEYYRSKNYSLRNPDFPCVSVGTVRRIYLPIELCRVQPGQNIRARAGPDQTRALIGHAATSTTIRKSKIFEMFNSFRHNANDVMQGFRLSLDSEFIKVIARNIQPPTIQYKENSIMPQKGSWRADRSKYLQPAPLQKFGILITTRANDGAVVEFAKKIINEARRNDMNVQDRYELWKELQVRSIPEKLEKLKQAGCSIVFVIIGGFGDTYSKVKQIAEIDLKIVTQCVKWVTVQKKMNQSTIANIFLKVNAKLNGVNHMLKPSMEIQFIKNTAVMLLGADVTHPSPDQSHIPSVVGVVASHDVNAFQYNACWRLQDAKKEMIEDMENIVLEQLHFFNRKRNQFPTHIIYYRDGVSDGQFKQLEEIELSAINRAFARAKPNYKPKLTCLVVQKRHHTRFFPPVPSDIVHPRDRNQNVLPGTVVDTTITHPGEKQFFLVSHESIQGTAKPSKYCVIRDDNNFDPDSLQAVTYALCHMFTRCNRAVSYPAPAYYAHLMAARGRVLIDGVRLDMSRLAEEYRRRCIDTIKVSNPMFFV; this is encoded by the exons GTCCGTCGGGAGATCCAGGGGCCGtcgtaaaaagggaaataaaatcagAACAGGGTCCAGCTAGTGTGACAACAGGTCAACAACAGGGAGAAGTAGGTCAACAACCTCGAGGTGGAGGTCAACAACAGGCGGGATGGGGAGGTCAACAACCTCGGGGTGGAGACCAACGACCTCGGGGAGAAGGTCAACAACAGGTGGGATGGGGAG GTCAACAACCTCGGGGTGGAGACCAACGACCTCCGGCAGAAAGTCAACAACAGGCGGGATGGGGAGGTCAACAGCAGGCGGGATGGGGAGGTCGACAGCAagcgggatgtgaaggtcaaCTACCTCGGGGAGGAGGTCAACAACCTCGAGGAGGCGGTCGACAGCCTCAACAATCAGGAACAGGTCAGCAATCATCGTGGCAAGGTCAACAATCAGAATGGAGAGGCCAACAACCAAGACAGGAAGGTTATCAACAACAGAGAGAAAGTGAACAAGCAAGACGTCAACAAGAGGATCGACCACCCCCAGGAAAAGCGGTTGAAAGTAAATTTGAAACACTATCCGTAAGCTCGACTTCAAGTGAAAAGTCTAAAACGAGTTCAAAAACACAGACGCCTATAAAAGGTGTTCTAGCGGATTTCAACTTAAGAACCACCCCTCCGGACCCCAAAAATTTCAAATGGTGTGGAAAAAATggcaaacaacatcaaatcgaagCCAACTATGTTAAAATAATCATGGACAAGATGCCAAAAGTTGCCTATCAATATGATGTCCAATTCAACCTAGAACGACCCACTCGTTTTCGGCCAGTTGCTTTTGAGCAGTTACGAACGCAAGTTTTGAGTGCAAATGCCGGTCAGCGGGGAAGTTTTCCTATTGCATTCGATGGGAAGAATATTGCATATTCTGCGGTCAAAGTTCCACCTAATTTCCTGGGCGTTGAGCATGTG GTACAATTCATTGATGGCGAAACCAATGCGAATAAAGAAATCAAAATTACTATGAAAGAAGCGAGAGATTTAGAGATTGACTTGATGGCCCTGAAGAA TTATCATGATACTGGTATCGGCGAAAAGCCATTGCGCGCTTTGCAGTGTATTGATGTTGTcctacgaacacccccatctcGGATGTCAAAACAAGCTGGTCGTGCTTTCTATACGAAGCCTACAAACCCGGAGGACCTGGGTGATCAGTTTGATTTGTGGTTGGGACTCTATCAATCAGCTACTCTAGGAGATTTTCCGATGTTGAATATTGATGTTACCCACAAAGGATTCCCCAGGGATTCAACCCTTCAGGATGTTTATTTGAACTTGAATAGAAATTTCGACCAAGCCGACAGCTACATAAGGAATCTCAATATAATCTACACTCCTCCAGCTTGCATGAATGGGGCGTGTAAGTTGTACAAGGCAAACGGTTTAGCAGAGCCTGCGAATAGAAAGACATTTATAAATGATGAAACTCAAACGTCCATGACAATTGAAGAATACTATCGGAGTAAAAACTACAGCCTGCGAAACCCTGATTTTCCGTGCGTGTCAGTCGGCACTGTACGGAGAATTTACTTGCCGATTGAGTTGTGCAGGGTCCAACCGGGGCAAAATATCCGGGCACGTGCAGGGCCAGATCAAACTCGAGCCTTGATAGGACATGCTGCTACGTCCACAACGATCAGAAAgagtaaaatttttgaaatgtttaacTCATTTCGCCATAACGCGAATGATGTAATGCAAGGATTCCGACTATCATTAGACTCTGAATTCATCAAGGTAATTGCGAGGAACATTCAACCTCCGACGATACAATATAAGGAAAATTCGATAATGCCACAAAAAGGAAGCTGGCGAGCAGATAGATCGAAATATTTGCAACCCGCTCCCCTGCAGAAGTTCGGAATTTTGATAACCACCCGAGCTAACGATGGTGCCGTTGTAGAGTTTGCTAAGAAA ATAATTAACGAAGCTCGAAGAAACGACATGAATGTTCAAGATAGGTACGAATTGTGGAAGGAGTTGCAGGTTCGCTCTATTCCCGAGAAACTAGAAAAGTTGAAACAGGCGGGCTGTTCGATTGTTTTCGTTATAATAGGTGGCTTTGGCGACACATATTCTAAGGTGAAACAAATAGCTGAGATCGACCTGAAAATAGTGACACAGTGTGTGAAATGGGTCACTgtgcaaaagaaaatgaatcAGTCTACCAtcgcaaatatttttttaaaagtcaACGCCAAACTCAATGGAGTGAATCACATGTTGAAACCATCCATGGAAATACAATTTATCAAGAACACTGCCGTGATGCTTTTAGGAGCGGATGTAACACATCCATCCCCGGATCAATCACATATCCCTAGCGTTGTCGGTGTTGTAGCTTCACACGATGTAAATGCCTTCCAGTACAATGCGTGCTGGCGTTTACAGGATGCTAAAAAAGAGATGATTGAAGATATGGAAAACATCGTATTAGAACAACTGCATTTTTTCAATCGGAAACGTAACCAATTCCCCACGCATATTATTTATTATCGTGACGGTGTCTCTGATGGACAGTTCAAGCAATTGGAGGAGATAGAGCTGAGCGCAATTAATAGAGCGTTCGCTAGA GCAAAACCGAACTACAAACCAAAGCTGACTTGTTTGGTGGTTCAGAAGCGACATCACACACGATTCTTCCCGCCGGTTCCATCTGACATTGTTCACCCGAGGGATAGGAATCAAAATGTGTTACCAGGAACAGTGGTTGACACCACTATTACGCACCCAGGCGAGAAACAATTTTTCCTCGTCAGTCATGAATCGATACAAGGCACGGCAAAGCCCTCGAAATATTGCGTTATACGGGACGACAATAATTTCGACCCAGATAGCTTGCAGGCTGTGACTTACGCTCTTTGTCATATGTTCACTAGATGCAATCGGGCTGTTTCGTATCCAGCGCCGGCCTATTATGCGCATCTTATGGCGGCAAGGGGACGAGTTTTAATTGATGG AGTTCGATTGGATATGAGCAGACTTGCGGAAGAATATAGAAGGCGATGTATAGATACAATAAAAGTATCAAATCCAATGTTTTTCGTCTGA